One stretch of Pararhizobium qamdonense DNA includes these proteins:
- a CDS encoding SDR family NAD(P)-dependent oxidoreductase encodes MDSLGGAYKATIIGSTGGIGHALADVLEEDPNCAVVVRLSRSQTGFDLGDEASIERAAAGIKDAHGDMDLVFDATGALEIDGTGPEKSLRAIDPAVMARQFAVNAIGPALILKHFSPLMPRARRALLATLSARVGSIGDNRLGGWISYRAAKAALNQIVKTASIEIARTHPQAIVTALHPGTVATALTAPFRHGEAIAPIDAARQLLGVLDHLQSASTGGFFAYDGQAVDW; translated from the coding sequence ATGGATTCTCTGGGCGGGGCCTATAAGGCAACCATCATCGGTTCGACCGGCGGCATCGGGCATGCGCTTGCGGATGTTCTGGAGGAGGATCCGAATTGCGCCGTGGTCGTCAGGCTATCGCGCAGTCAGACCGGTTTTGATCTTGGCGACGAAGCGTCGATCGAGCGGGCCGCCGCCGGCATCAAGGATGCGCATGGCGACATGGATCTGGTGTTTGACGCGACCGGCGCGCTGGAGATCGACGGCACCGGTCCTGAAAAAAGCCTGCGTGCGATCGATCCCGCCGTAATGGCGCGGCAGTTTGCGGTCAATGCCATCGGGCCGGCGCTGATCCTCAAGCATTTCTCGCCGCTGATGCCGCGGGCACGCCGCGCCCTTCTTGCGACGCTGTCTGCACGCGTCGGCTCGATCGGCGATAATAGGCTGGGTGGCTGGATATCCTACCGGGCTGCCAAGGCGGCTCTCAACCAGATCGTCAAGACCGCTTCGATCGAGATCGCCCGGACCCATCCGCAGGCGATCGTCACCGCTCTTCATCCTGGCACTGTCGCGACCGCGCTCACCGCGCCCTTCCGCCATGGCGAGGCCATCGCGCCGATTGATGCGGCACGGCAGTTGCTTGGCGTGCTTGATCATCTTCAGAGCGCATCGACGGGCGGGTTCTTCGCCTATGACGGTCAGGCGGTGGACTGGTGA
- a CDS encoding cryptochrome/photolyase family protein has protein sequence MKARHLIFILGDQLSAGISSLEGADPKRDAVLMCEVMEEATYVRHHPKKIAFIFSAMRHFAEDLRQKGFTVDYQRLDAPGNTGSFTGELQRAITRFEPQTVRITEPGEWRVLQMIEAWAGILPCPVDILEDTRFLSSRSEFAAWAKNRQQLRMEFFYRDMRRKTGLLMRGDDPEGGRWNFDAENRKPASPDLFAPKRQGVAPDHITKEVLDLVGRRFKAHFGSLANFNFAVTATDADILLESFIADQLATFGERQDAMLSSDPFLSHSLLSFYINAGLLDPLDVCRRVETAYLAGNVPLNSAEGFIRQIIGWREYMRGVYWLKMPDYRDANFLDAERPLPDFYWTGETDMNCVHTVVSETRDNAYAHHIQRLMITGNFALLAGIRPQAVHEWYLEVYADAYEWVELPNVIGMSQFADGGFLGSKPYAAGGNYIHRMSDYCATCRYDVKKKTGEKACPFNALYWDFLDRNSGKLKRNQRLGPVYAAWSKMTEAQRNDYRHSAAAFLAKLDSAVSTY, from the coding sequence GTGAAGGCGCGTCATCTGATTTTCATTCTGGGTGATCAGCTTTCCGCCGGGATCAGCAGCCTTGAGGGTGCTGATCCAAAGCGCGATGCGGTGCTGATGTGCGAGGTGATGGAGGAGGCGACCTATGTGCGCCATCATCCGAAGAAGATCGCCTTCATTTTCTCGGCCATGCGCCATTTCGCCGAAGACTTGCGGCAAAAAGGATTTACCGTCGATTATCAGAGGCTGGATGCGCCCGGGAATACCGGATCGTTCACGGGCGAGCTGCAACGCGCAATCACGCGTTTCGAGCCGCAGACGGTGCGGATCACCGAGCCCGGCGAATGGCGGGTCCTGCAGATGATCGAGGCTTGGGCTGGCATTCTGCCCTGTCCGGTTGATATCCTTGAGGACACGCGGTTTCTCAGTTCGCGCAGCGAATTTGCCGCCTGGGCTAAAAATCGCCAGCAATTGCGCATGGAGTTTTTCTATCGGGACATGCGCCGCAAGACCGGCCTGTTGATGCGTGGAGACGATCCGGAAGGTGGGCGCTGGAATTTTGATGCGGAGAACCGCAAACCTGCGTCACCCGACCTGTTTGCGCCCAAGCGGCAAGGGGTTGCGCCGGATCACATTACGAAAGAGGTGCTCGATCTCGTCGGGCGCCGCTTCAAGGCGCATTTCGGTTCGCTGGCAAATTTCAATTTTGCGGTGACGGCGACGGACGCCGACATTCTGCTTGAGAGCTTCATCGCGGATCAGCTTGCGACCTTTGGCGAGAGGCAGGACGCGATGCTGTCGTCGGATCCGTTTCTCAGCCATTCGCTGCTGTCCTTCTATATCAATGCCGGATTGCTCGATCCGCTCGATGTTTGCCGCCGTGTCGAGACCGCCTATCTCGCCGGCAATGTCCCGCTCAATTCCGCCGAAGGGTTCATTCGCCAGATCATCGGCTGGCGCGAATATATGCGTGGGGTCTATTGGCTGAAGATGCCGGATTACCGCGACGCCAATTTCCTCGATGCCGAGCGGCCGCTGCCGGATTTCTACTGGACGGGCGAGACGGACATGAACTGCGTGCACACCGTCGTGTCGGAGACCCGCGACAATGCCTATGCCCATCATATCCAGCGGCTGATGATCACCGGGAATTTCGCGCTGCTGGCCGGTATCCGGCCGCAGGCTGTGCACGAATGGTATCTGGAAGTCTATGCGGATGCCTATGAATGGGTGGAGCTGCCCAATGTGATCGGCATGAGCCAGTTTGCAGACGGCGGATTTCTGGGGTCGAAACCCTATGCCGCCGGCGGCAATTACATTCACCGGATGTCGGATTATTGTGCGACATGCCGCTATGACGTGAAGAAGAAGACCGGCGAAAAAGCCTGTCCGTTCAACGCGCTCTACTGGGATTTTCTCGATCGCAACAGCGGCAAGCTGAAGCGCAACCAGCGGCTGGGGCCGGTCTATGCCGCCTGGAGCAAGATGACCGAGGCGCAGAGGAATGATTACCGGCACAGCGCTGCCGCATTTCTGGCCAAGCTGGACAGCGCGGTCAGCACCTATTGA
- a CDS encoding ATP-binding cassette domain-containing protein — MTDTRTPLVEMKNISISFGGIHAVDNASIDLYPGEVVALLGHNGAGKSTLIKILSGAYKRDAGEILINGEAAAISNPRDAKKYGIETIYQTLAVADNVDAAANLYLGRELRTPWGTLDDVAMEAKAREVMGRLNPNFRRFKEPVKALSGGQRQSVAIARAILFDARILIMDEPTAALGPQETAQVGELIKQLKREGIGIFLISHDIHDVFDLADRVSVMKNGQVVGHARTEDVTKDEVLGMIILGKVPPKAIAGPGAMQTA, encoded by the coding sequence ATGACGGACACCCGCACTCCACTTGTGGAAATGAAGAATATTTCCATCTCCTTCGGCGGCATCCATGCTGTCGACAATGCCTCGATCGACCTTTACCCCGGCGAAGTCGTGGCCCTTCTCGGCCATAATGGTGCCGGCAAATCGACGCTGATCAAGATCCTGTCGGGCGCCTACAAGCGCGATGCCGGCGAAATCCTGATTAATGGCGAAGCCGCTGCAATCAGCAATCCGCGCGACGCCAAGAAATACGGTATCGAGACGATCTACCAGACGCTTGCCGTCGCCGACAATGTCGATGCGGCCGCCAACCTCTATCTCGGCCGCGAGCTGCGCACCCCCTGGGGCACGCTCGACGATGTGGCGATGGAAGCCAAGGCGCGCGAAGTGATGGGGCGGCTCAACCCGAACTTCCGCCGTTTCAAGGAACCCGTGAAGGCTCTGTCGGGCGGCCAGCGCCAGTCGGTGGCCATCGCCCGCGCCATCCTGTTCGATGCCCGCATCCTGATCATGGACGAGCCGACGGCGGCACTGGGGCCACAGGAAACGGCGCAGGTCGGCGAACTGATCAAGCAGCTGAAGCGCGAAGGCATCGGCATCTTCCTGATCAGTCACGATATCCACGACGTCTTCGACCTTGCCGACCGCGTCTCGGTGATGAAGAACGGCCAGGTCGTCGGCCATGCCCGCACCGAGGACGTCACCAAGGACGAGGTCCTGGGCATGATCATCCTCGGCAAGGTTCCGCCGAAGGCTATTGCCGGCCCCGGCGCCATGCAGACTGCATAA
- a CDS encoding sugar ABC transporter permease encodes MANTTHTAHVSSARNTTENPLRRFFRATELDTRLLGMIGALLIIWIGFQIMTDGLFLTPRNLWNLSVQTASVAVMATGMVLVIVTRNIDLSVGSILGFVGMFMGVLQAEILPQIIGFNNPATWIITLLAGILLGASIGAFHGVIIAFLNVPSFIVTLGGLLVWRGATWFVTSGRTVAPMDVNFRLMGGGTEGSIGATASWIVAVLACIAIVATIINSRKQRKRFGFPRRPVWAEYFLSVLGCALVIGAVAVANHYYWPTNIARKYADANGIAWPEGGLQIPHGIAIPVLMAVVVGIVMTFISTRLRFGRYVFAIGGNPEAAELAGIKTRWVTVRIFALMGMLCAIAAAISTARLNAATNAQGELDELYTIAAAVIGGTSLAGGTGTIAGAMLGAFVMQSLQSGMVLLGIDSPLQRIVVGIVLVVAVWLDTVYRGRAK; translated from the coding sequence ATGGCCAACACGACACATACCGCACACGTAAGCAGTGCCCGGAATACGACGGAAAATCCGTTGCGGCGCTTCTTCCGGGCAACCGAGCTCGACACCCGCCTTCTGGGTATGATCGGCGCCCTGCTGATCATCTGGATCGGCTTCCAGATCATGACCGACGGCCTCTTCCTGACGCCGCGCAATCTGTGGAACCTGTCGGTACAGACAGCGTCCGTCGCCGTCATGGCAACCGGCATGGTGCTGGTCATCGTGACGCGCAACATCGACCTTTCCGTCGGATCCATTCTCGGCTTCGTGGGGATGTTCATGGGCGTGCTGCAGGCGGAAATCCTGCCGCAGATCATCGGCTTCAACAATCCGGCAACCTGGATCATCACGCTGCTGGCCGGCATCCTGCTCGGCGCGTCCATTGGCGCATTCCACGGCGTCATCATCGCCTTCCTCAACGTGCCCTCGTTCATCGTCACGCTGGGCGGCCTGCTGGTCTGGCGCGGCGCGACCTGGTTTGTCACCAGCGGCCGCACCGTTGCGCCCATGGACGTCAATTTCCGCCTGATGGGCGGCGGCACGGAAGGTTCGATCGGCGCCACGGCAAGTTGGATCGTGGCCGTGCTTGCCTGCATCGCCATTGTCGCGACGATCATCAATTCGCGCAAGCAGCGCAAGCGCTTCGGCTTTCCGCGCCGCCCGGTCTGGGCTGAATATTTCCTCTCCGTGCTCGGCTGTGCGCTGGTCATCGGCGCCGTGGCCGTCGCCAACCACTATTACTGGCCGACCAATATCGCCCGCAAATATGCCGATGCCAACGGCATTGCCTGGCCTGAAGGCGGTCTGCAGATCCCACACGGCATCGCCATTCCCGTGCTGATGGCCGTCGTCGTCGGCATCGTCATGACCTTCATCTCGACACGCCTGCGCTTTGGCCGCTACGTCTTTGCCATCGGCGGCAATCCGGAGGCAGCCGAACTTGCCGGGATCAAGACGCGCTGGGTCACGGTGCGGATTTTTGCGCTGATGGGCATGCTCTGCGCCATCGCGGCCGCTATCTCCACCGCCCGCCTGAACGCAGCCACCAATGCGCAGGGCGAGCTCGACGAACTCTATACTATCGCGGCTGCCGTGATCGGCGGCACGTCGCTTGCCGGCGGCACCGGCACCATCGCCGGCGCCATGCTCGGCGCCTTTGTCATGCAATCGCTGCAATCGGGCATGGTGCTTCTGGGCATCGACAGCCCGCTGCAACGCATCGTCGTCGGTATCGTCCTGGTCGTGGCCGTTTGGCTCGATACGGTCTATCGCGGCCGGGCCAAGTAA